In the Xiamenia xianingshaonis genome, one interval contains:
- a CDS encoding MBOAT family O-acyltransferase, whose translation MVFSSLSFLCVFFPIVFALNLVLPSVRLKNALLLVASLLFYSFGEPVYVLLMVASSLVNFGAGVLLGTSARRKLVVGVAVVFNVGLLVAFKYADMIVGSLNALLGTSLPLPQVALPIGISFFTFQAMSYVIDVYRGEVEPQKSFFDVLLYISFFPQLIAGPIVKYHDIAREIRTRHASATDMACGLRRFCVGLAKKVLIANNMAVAVDYLYSVAPGDLNALAAWTAVVAYMMQIYFDFSGYSDMAIGLGRMFGFHYKENFNYPYVATTLQDFWRRWHISLSTWFKEYLYIPLGGNRKGTARTMLNKLAVFFLCGLWHGASWTFVVWGLVHGAFLMLESVVPVKRMPRALGHLYCLLVVCLAFVLFRADSIGQAGAIIVQMFAGWDFSDASMVIAMRQLSPVFLAALAASLVAALPVRDAAARALDRCGERARLCGIALSYVASIALLALCFLSLASGAYNPFIYFRF comes from the coding sequence ATGGTGTTCAGTTCGCTCAGCTTTTTATGCGTGTTCTTCCCGATCGTGTTCGCGCTGAACCTCGTTTTGCCGAGCGTGCGCCTGAAAAACGCCTTGCTCCTGGTGGCAAGCCTGCTGTTCTACTCGTTCGGAGAGCCGGTATACGTGCTGCTCATGGTGGCGAGCTCTCTTGTCAACTTCGGCGCAGGCGTGCTGCTGGGAACGTCGGCGCGCCGCAAGCTCGTGGTCGGCGTGGCCGTCGTCTTCAACGTGGGCTTGCTTGTCGCGTTCAAATACGCCGACATGATCGTCGGCTCGCTGAACGCCTTGCTGGGGACGTCTTTGCCGCTGCCGCAGGTGGCGCTTCCCATCGGCATATCGTTTTTCACCTTCCAGGCGATGTCGTATGTGATCGACGTGTACCGCGGGGAGGTCGAGCCGCAGAAGAGCTTCTTCGACGTGCTGCTCTACATCTCGTTCTTTCCGCAGCTCATTGCCGGGCCTATCGTGAAGTACCACGACATCGCCCGCGAAATCAGGACGCGCCATGCCAGCGCCACCGACATGGCGTGCGGCCTGCGGCGCTTCTGCGTCGGGCTGGCGAAGAAGGTGCTCATCGCCAACAACATGGCTGTGGCCGTCGACTACTTGTATTCGGTGGCGCCGGGCGATTTGAACGCGCTTGCGGCTTGGACGGCGGTGGTCGCCTATATGATGCAGATCTACTTCGATTTTTCCGGCTACAGCGACATGGCCATCGGCTTGGGGCGCATGTTCGGCTTTCACTACAAAGAGAACTTCAACTACCCTTACGTGGCGACCACGCTGCAGGATTTCTGGCGGCGCTGGCACATCTCCCTGTCGACCTGGTTCAAGGAATACCTCTACATTCCGCTCGGCGGCAACCGGAAGGGGACGGCGCGGACGATGCTGAACAAGCTGGCCGTCTTCTTCTTGTGCGGGCTGTGGCATGGCGCGAGCTGGACGTTCGTTGTTTGGGGCCTGGTCCACGGCGCGTTTCTGATGCTGGAGAGCGTCGTGCCCGTCAAGCGGATGCCGCGGGCGCTGGGGCATCTGTACTGCCTGCTGGTCGTGTGCTTGGCGTTCGTGCTGTTTCGCGCGGACTCGATCGGCCAGGCCGGCGCCATCATCGTGCAGATGTTTGCCGGCTGGGACTTCAGCGACGCGTCGATGGTCATCGCCATGAGGCAGCTCTCGCCGGTGTTCCTGGCGGCCTTGGCGGCGTCGTTGGTCGCTGCGCTGCCGGTGCGCGACGCGGCGGCACGGGCGCTTGACCGTTGTGGCGAGCGGGCCCGTCTCTGCGGCATCGCGCTGTCCTATGTTGCAAGCATCGCGCTGCTTGCGCTGTGTTTTCTCAGCTTGGCGAGCGGCGCGTACAATCCGTTCATTTACTTCAGGTTCTAG
- a CDS encoding alginate O-acetyltransferase AlgX-related protein, translating into MDARKTGGWSTRAAAAYVAVVVTLLVVPFAAMPFAPSDPDAELQELAAWPSLTEDGRVNVNFLSEAGDWFDDHFAFRQQLITANARVRADLFGTSPTDQVVVGTHGWLYYGGTMADYQRTRPLSDRAVANAAANLALLQRYAEAGGATFLLAVAPNKNSLYDENMPYYELAGSGPTNWDRLEAALQERGVHTVDLFSTLREAGGVQYLKTDTHWNTEGARLAYDAVMDAVGIEHDDYRNAAVTWDDGFIGDVEAMLYPLGRTPEPVEAYEAAQRFVFENGATSVEDADIVTASTAERKSGSLVMYRDSFGNALLPFFATAFREARFSKLVPYDAAIVPASKADLVVVERAERHLDFFATTPPIMPAPLCEGVAADRSVETATTMDFARDGPYVAVRGVIDGAYASDDMRVCVGVAGDDGEETWYEAFRQSVKSDDKADVATDDGYVARIDARVLQSETRVSVAVVNDGAACVLASKQWKEQ; encoded by the coding sequence ATGGACGCGCGGAAAACAGGCGGATGGAGCACGCGGGCGGCTGCGGCGTACGTGGCGGTCGTCGTGACGCTGCTCGTCGTGCCGTTTGCAGCCATGCCCTTCGCGCCGTCCGACCCGGACGCGGAACTGCAGGAGCTGGCCGCGTGGCCGAGCTTGACCGAGGACGGCCGCGTCAACGTGAACTTCTTGTCGGAGGCTGGCGATTGGTTCGATGATCATTTCGCGTTTCGTCAGCAGCTCATTACCGCAAACGCCCGGGTGCGTGCAGACCTGTTCGGCACGTCGCCGACCGACCAGGTGGTGGTGGGAACGCACGGCTGGCTGTACTACGGCGGCACGATGGCGGACTATCAGCGCACGCGGCCTCTGAGCGACCGGGCCGTTGCGAACGCCGCTGCGAACCTGGCGCTGTTGCAACGATACGCGGAAGCCGGCGGCGCGACGTTTTTGCTTGCGGTGGCTCCCAACAAAAACTCGCTCTATGACGAAAACATGCCCTACTACGAGCTGGCGGGCAGCGGCCCTACGAACTGGGACCGTCTGGAGGCGGCGCTGCAAGAGCGCGGCGTGCATACGGTCGACCTGTTTTCGACGCTGCGCGAGGCGGGCGGCGTGCAATACCTGAAAACCGACACGCATTGGAACACCGAAGGCGCTCGCCTTGCCTACGACGCCGTCATGGATGCGGTGGGCATCGAGCATGACGACTATCGCAACGCGGCAGTGACCTGGGACGACGGTTTCATTGGCGACGTGGAGGCCATGCTTTACCCGCTCGGCCGCACGCCGGAGCCCGTGGAGGCCTACGAAGCGGCGCAGCGGTTCGTCTTCGAAAACGGCGCGACGTCGGTCGAAGACGCCGACATCGTGACGGCTTCGACGGCGGAGCGGAAAAGCGGCTCGCTCGTCATGTACCGCGACTCGTTCGGCAATGCGCTTCTGCCGTTCTTTGCCACGGCGTTTCGCGAAGCCCGCTTCAGCAAGCTGGTGCCGTACGATGCGGCGATCGTGCCTGCATCCAAGGCGGACCTCGTCGTCGTGGAGCGCGCCGAGCGGCATCTTGATTTCTTCGCGACCACGCCGCCCATCATGCCGGCGCCGCTTTGCGAGGGCGTTGCGGCTGATCGGTCGGTTGAAACGGCGACGACGATGGACTTCGCGAGAGACGGTCCCTATGTGGCCGTGCGCGGCGTGATCGATGGAGCATACGCTTCCGACGATATGCGCGTATGCGTGGGCGTCGCGGGCGACGACGGAGAAGAGACGTGGTACGAAGCGTTTCGCCAGAGCGTGAAAAGCGACGACAAGGCGGACGTGGCGACTGACGACGGGTATGTGGCGCGCATCGACGCCCGCGTTCTGCAATCGGAAACGCGCGTTTCCGTGGCGGTGGTGAACGACGGCGCAGCCTGCGTGCTTGCGTCGAAGCAATGGAAGGAGCAGTAG